From one Gossypium hirsutum isolate 1008001.06 chromosome D08, Gossypium_hirsutum_v2.1, whole genome shotgun sequence genomic stretch:
- the LOC107953197 gene encoding mitochondrial substrate carrier family protein ucpB isoform X1, giving the protein MDGNSSSRNSSLSGAFKFNEKRISASSASGALYHFGTSGISVAVATGLTHPLDVLKVRLQMQLVGQRGPLIGMGPLFVQVMKNEGPKSLYLGLTPALTRSLLYGGLRLGLYEPSKYACDWAFGSNNILFKIASGAFAGAISTALTNPVEFLKVRLQMNSDLRQRGPIAEMRRIVSKEGIGALWKGVGPASVRAAALTASQLATYDESKQILVNWTPLEEGFYLHLTSSTIAGLVSTLITAPIDMVKTRLMLQRESVVGSYKNGFHCAYQVLHTEGPRGLYKGGFAIFARLGPQTTITFILCEKLRKLAGLNAI; this is encoded by the exons ATGGATGGCAATTCGTCTTCTCGGAATTCCTCACTTTCAG GTGCGTTTAAATTTAACGAGAAACGAATTTCGGCATCGTCTGCGTCGGGTGCACTTTATCACTTTGGTACAAGTGGGATCTCCGTCGCAGTCGCCACCGGCCTTACTCATCCCCTag ATGTGCTTAAAGTTAGGCTACAAATGCAGCTTGTAGGTCAGAGGGGTCCTTTGATTGGAATG GGACCATTATTTGTTCAAGTAATGAAAAATGAAGGACCAAAGTCTCTATATCTAGGATTGACACCTGCATTGACTAGGTCTCTTCTATATGGAGGTTTACGTTTAGGCTTGTATGAACCATCAAAATATGCCTGTGATTGGGCCTTTGGTTCCAACAATATCTTGTTTAAAATTGCATCCGGAGCATTTGCCGGTGCCATTTCAACTGCCCTCACCAATCCTGTGGAATTTCTGAAG GTGCGGCTACAGATGAACTCAGATTTGAGACAAAGAGGGCCAATTGCAGAAATGCGCAGAATCGTCTCGAAAGAGGGAATAGGTGCTCTTTGGAAAGGTGTTGGCCCTGCTTCAGTTAGAGCTGCTGCCTTGACTGCTTCACAGCTTGCAACATATGATGAATCCAAGCAG ATATTGGTGAATTGGACGCCTCTTGAAGAAGGATTTTACCTGCATCTTAC CTCAAGTACAATAGCTGGCTTGGTGAGCACCCTTATTACAGCACCCATTGACATGGTTAAAACCCGTCTTATGTTGCAACGAGAAAGTGTTGTAGGAAGCTATAAAAATGGATTTCACTGTGCATATCAG GTTCTTCATACAGAAGGCCCCAGAGGACTATATAAAGG GGGCTTTGCCATTTTTGCAAGATTGGGTCCACAAACTACGATTACCTTTATACTCTGTGAGAAACTGCGCAAGCTTGCAGGATTGAATGCAATCTAG
- the LOC107953197 gene encoding mitochondrial substrate carrier family protein ucpB isoform X2, protein MFSSVWLPRKNKKKLKENGNGAFKFNEKRISASSASGALYHFGTSGISVAVATGLTHPLDVLKVRLQMQLVGQRGPLIGMGPLFVQVMKNEGPKSLYLGLTPALTRSLLYGGLRLGLYEPSKYACDWAFGSNNILFKIASGAFAGAISTALTNPVEFLKVRLQMNSDLRQRGPIAEMRRIVSKEGIGALWKGVGPASVRAAALTASQLATYDESKQILVNWTPLEEGFYLHLTSSTIAGLVSTLITAPIDMVKTRLMLQRESVVGSYKNGFHCAYQVLHTEGPRGLYKGGFAIFARLGPQTTITFILCEKLRKLAGLNAI, encoded by the exons ATGTTCTCATCTGTTTGGTTACCcagaaaaaacaaaaagaaactcaaggaaaatggCAATG GTGCGTTTAAATTTAACGAGAAACGAATTTCGGCATCGTCTGCGTCGGGTGCACTTTATCACTTTGGTACAAGTGGGATCTCCGTCGCAGTCGCCACCGGCCTTACTCATCCCCTag ATGTGCTTAAAGTTAGGCTACAAATGCAGCTTGTAGGTCAGAGGGGTCCTTTGATTGGAATG GGACCATTATTTGTTCAAGTAATGAAAAATGAAGGACCAAAGTCTCTATATCTAGGATTGACACCTGCATTGACTAGGTCTCTTCTATATGGAGGTTTACGTTTAGGCTTGTATGAACCATCAAAATATGCCTGTGATTGGGCCTTTGGTTCCAACAATATCTTGTTTAAAATTGCATCCGGAGCATTTGCCGGTGCCATTTCAACTGCCCTCACCAATCCTGTGGAATTTCTGAAG GTGCGGCTACAGATGAACTCAGATTTGAGACAAAGAGGGCCAATTGCAGAAATGCGCAGAATCGTCTCGAAAGAGGGAATAGGTGCTCTTTGGAAAGGTGTTGGCCCTGCTTCAGTTAGAGCTGCTGCCTTGACTGCTTCACAGCTTGCAACATATGATGAATCCAAGCAG ATATTGGTGAATTGGACGCCTCTTGAAGAAGGATTTTACCTGCATCTTAC CTCAAGTACAATAGCTGGCTTGGTGAGCACCCTTATTACAGCACCCATTGACATGGTTAAAACCCGTCTTATGTTGCAACGAGAAAGTGTTGTAGGAAGCTATAAAAATGGATTTCACTGTGCATATCAG GTTCTTCATACAGAAGGCCCCAGAGGACTATATAAAGG GGGCTTTGCCATTTTTGCAAGATTGGGTCCACAAACTACGATTACCTTTATACTCTGTGAGAAACTGCGCAAGCTTGCAGGATTGAATGCAATCTAG
- the LOC107953197 gene encoding mitochondrial substrate carrier family protein ucpB isoform X3 has product MKTYQLHYKIPLPTETPNRAPFSALKTKRSENCRKRGKKQTKMDGNSSSRNSSLSGAFKFNEKRISASSASGALYHFGTSGISVAVATGLTHPLDVLKVRLQMQLVGQRGPLIGMGPLFVQVMKNEGPKSLYLGLTPALTRSLLYGGLRLGLYEPSKYACDWAFGSNNILFKIASGAFAGAISTALTNPVEFLKVRLQMNSDLRQRGPIAEMRRIVSKEGIGALWKGVGPASVRAAALTASQLATYDESKQILVNWTPLEEGFYLHLTSSTIAGLVSTLITAPIDMVKTRLMLQRESVVGSYKNGFHCAYQVLHTEGPRGLYKGGFAIFARLGPQTTITFILCEKLRKLAGLNAI; this is encoded by the exons ATGAAGACGTATCAACTCCATTACAAAATCCCTCTCCCAACAGAAACGCCCAACCGTGCGCCCTTTTCTGCCCTGAAAACAAAACGGTCGGAAAATTGcagaaaaaggggaaaaaagcAAACAAAAATGGATGGCAATTCGTCTTCTCGGAATTCCTCACTTTCAG GTGCGTTTAAATTTAACGAGAAACGAATTTCGGCATCGTCTGCGTCGGGTGCACTTTATCACTTTGGTACAAGTGGGATCTCCGTCGCAGTCGCCACCGGCCTTACTCATCCCCTag ATGTGCTTAAAGTTAGGCTACAAATGCAGCTTGTAGGTCAGAGGGGTCCTTTGATTGGAATG GGACCATTATTTGTTCAAGTAATGAAAAATGAAGGACCAAAGTCTCTATATCTAGGATTGACACCTGCATTGACTAGGTCTCTTCTATATGGAGGTTTACGTTTAGGCTTGTATGAACCATCAAAATATGCCTGTGATTGGGCCTTTGGTTCCAACAATATCTTGTTTAAAATTGCATCCGGAGCATTTGCCGGTGCCATTTCAACTGCCCTCACCAATCCTGTGGAATTTCTGAAG GTGCGGCTACAGATGAACTCAGATTTGAGACAAAGAGGGCCAATTGCAGAAATGCGCAGAATCGTCTCGAAAGAGGGAATAGGTGCTCTTTGGAAAGGTGTTGGCCCTGCTTCAGTTAGAGCTGCTGCCTTGACTGCTTCACAGCTTGCAACATATGATGAATCCAAGCAG ATATTGGTGAATTGGACGCCTCTTGAAGAAGGATTTTACCTGCATCTTAC CTCAAGTACAATAGCTGGCTTGGTGAGCACCCTTATTACAGCACCCATTGACATGGTTAAAACCCGTCTTATGTTGCAACGAGAAAGTGTTGTAGGAAGCTATAAAAATGGATTTCACTGTGCATATCAG GTTCTTCATACAGAAGGCCCCAGAGGACTATATAAAGG GGGCTTTGCCATTTTTGCAAGATTGGGTCCACAAACTACGATTACCTTTATACTCTGTGAGAAACTGCGCAAGCTTGCAGGATTGAATGCAATCTAG